One genomic segment of Kiritimatiellales bacterium includes these proteins:
- a CDS encoding WYL domain-containing protein translates to MKRSKTQAERLLDLDRRVRNGEFPNCTSFALEWEISTKTEQRDFDFLRDRMNAPLEYDALKRGYYYTEQTFMLPAVQMNEGELAALLMGSKFLHEFQGTPVAEKLMAIFDKLSSLLPENITLRPEELFTRFSFTAPPAMPVAAKTWETVVQALECRQLLEVRYCNWKGEKVYRIAPVHLANLQGDWYLFVQFEGFKNFRQLALSRIQTIKLLNKPVEIKGSFHPETELENTFSRFAGQNKPFRVTVQFMPETVDEVLARQWHPEQTVKRLKNGAIEISFETKGDLEIKRWVLAFGRYAKVKSPKWLKEQIDDEIRAMFSNRE, encoded by the coding sequence ATGAAACGATCAAAAACTCAGGCGGAGCGGCTGCTGGATCTTGACCGGCGGGTGCGGAACGGCGAATTTCCGAATTGTACGTCGTTTGCATTGGAGTGGGAAATTTCAACCAAGACAGAGCAGCGCGATTTTGATTTCCTGCGTGACCGGATGAATGCGCCGCTGGAGTATGATGCATTGAAACGCGGTTATTATTACACGGAACAGACATTTATGCTGCCGGCGGTTCAGATGAATGAGGGCGAACTGGCGGCGCTGCTGATGGGGTCAAAATTTCTGCATGAATTTCAGGGAACACCGGTGGCGGAAAAGCTGATGGCGATTTTTGACAAGCTCTCTTCTTTGCTGCCGGAGAATATTACGCTTCGTCCGGAAGAGCTGTTTACACGTTTCAGTTTTACGGCACCGCCGGCGATGCCGGTGGCTGCAAAAACATGGGAAACGGTGGTGCAGGCGCTTGAATGCCGTCAATTGCTGGAAGTCCGTTATTGCAACTGGAAAGGCGAAAAGGTTTACCGTATTGCGCCGGTGCATCTGGCGAATCTTCAGGGCGACTGGTATCTGTTTGTTCAGTTTGAGGGATTTAAAAATTTCCGGCAGCTGGCGCTGTCTCGGATTCAGACAATAAAATTATTGAATAAACCGGTGGAAATTAAAGGGTCGTTTCATCCGGAAACCGAACTGGAAAACACCTTTTCGCGTTTTGCCGGACAGAATAAACCGTTCCGCGTCACGGTGCAGTTTATGCCGGAAACTGTCGATGAAGTTCTCGCGCGGCAGTGGCATCCTGAACAAACCGTAAAACGGCTGAAAAACGGTGCGATTGAAATCAGTTTTGAAACCAAAGGCGACCTTGAAATTAAACGGTGGGTTCTGGCATTCGGACGTTACGCAAAAGTGAAAAGTCCGAAATGGCTGAAAGAGCAGATCGACGATGAAATCCGCGCAATGTTTTCAAACCGCGAATGA
- a CDS encoding IS1595 family transposase codes for MSNKYIFHSRISEHDFRRIIRCFPVDIEASKIAVLTGLSRNTINRVISAVRRRIAECCELDSPFKCGEVELDESYFGARRVRGIRGRGAKGKPIVFGLIKRKSRVYTQVVKNCSVKELLPIIQQKVDVDSTVYTDGFKSYDGLVNFGYRKHYRVHHGEHEFATGRNHINGIETFWSIAKVRLSKFRGIHQSTFYLHLKECEFRFNHRHEDLYQILLKMFRKRPINLS; via the coding sequence ATGAGTAATAAATATATTTTCCATTCACGGATTTCGGAGCACGATTTCCGGCGTATTATCCGCTGCTTCCCGGTGGATATTGAAGCATCGAAGATTGCTGTTCTTACCGGGCTGAGCCGCAACACCATCAACCGGGTTATTTCTGCGGTACGCCGGCGGATTGCGGAGTGTTGCGAACTGGACAGTCCGTTTAAATGCGGCGAAGTTGAACTGGATGAAAGCTATTTTGGCGCCCGTCGTGTCCGAGGTATTCGCGGACGTGGCGCAAAAGGGAAACCCATCGTGTTCGGACTGATCAAACGAAAGAGCCGTGTCTACACTCAGGTTGTTAAGAACTGCTCTGTAAAGGAATTACTCCCGATTATACAACAGAAAGTTGATGTCGACTCGACCGTATATACCGATGGATTTAAAAGCTACGACGGGCTGGTGAATTTCGGTTATCGGAAGCATTATAGAGTTCATCATGGCGAACATGAGTTCGCGACCGGACGTAATCATATCAACGGAATCGAAACCTTCTGGAGCATTGCAAAAGTCCGTTTATCAAAGTTTAGAGGCATCCATCAATCCACGTTTTATCTTCACCTGAAAGAGTGTGAATTCCGATTTAATCATCGCCATGAAGATCTCTATCAGATACTGTTAAAAATGTTCAGAAAGCGTCCCATTAACTTGTCTTGA
- a CDS encoding macro domain-containing protein produces the protein MQNLWYVFLIIGLVVVSIRCRPTLSVCEKLKDRDITIEIAIGDLFSRQGDIIVGTNTTFDTKISRELISEHSVQGQFSKKYYGINSSQLDKEIDAELHGIPFTTLQGARVGKNKQYPLGTVVKLTPKECVGYFVAIADINEHGVAKGTFDDLKNCLAKLWVFIGNKGLKGDLIIPVLGSGFTRISTSRQSIIQEIIKSFIAACSEKIFCDKLIIIISENDASKNHIQIESLGNYLKQLCEYTEFCTHSTPASGTAVI, from the coding sequence TTGCAAAACTTATGGTATGTTTTTCTTATTATAGGCCTCGTAGTTGTTAGTATTAGATGCCGACCGACTTTATCTGTCTGTGAAAAATTAAAAGATCGAGACATCACTATTGAAATAGCAATCGGTGACTTATTTTCTCGCCAAGGAGATATAATTGTAGGAACAAACACAACATTTGATACTAAAATTTCCAGGGAACTCATTTCGGAGCACAGCGTTCAAGGACAGTTTTCTAAAAAATATTACGGCATTAATTCCAGTCAATTAGATAAAGAGATCGACGCCGAATTACATGGCATACCTTTTACTACCTTACAAGGAGCGCGTGTCGGAAAAAACAAGCAATACCCTTTGGGTACTGTCGTAAAATTAACCCCAAAAGAATGCGTTGGATACTTTGTTGCAATAGCAGATATCAATGAACATGGTGTCGCAAAAGGAACATTTGATGATTTAAAAAATTGTTTAGCAAAATTATGGGTTTTTATTGGAAATAAAGGATTAAAAGGGGATTTGATAATTCCAGTTTTAGGAAGCGGGTTTACGAGAATATCAACATCTCGACAAAGCATCATTCAGGAAATAATAAAATCCTTTATTGCTGCCTGCTCAGAAAAAATATTCTGCGATAAATTAATTATCATTATATCAGAAAATGATGCATCAAAAAATCATATTCAAATTGAGTCGCTTGGTAATTATTTAAAACAGTTGTGTGAATATACAGAATTTTGCACTCACTCGACTCCGGCATCGGGCACCGCTGTAATATAG
- the epmA gene encoding EF-P lysine aminoacylase EpmA yields MLEQLKQRDALLQTIRSFFHSEGFTEVETPIRMKTPCMELHIDAEPSGKCWLRTSPELYHKKLLARGAENIFEIGKCFRQGERGDRHHPEYTMLEWYRAGGDYHSMLDDTVNLLNAVGIETGRALSPLSAETEKVDAGGAAPLPLQVYTVAGIYQKFAGWNPVENFDADRFDLDMVEKIEPALEKIPVAVLQDYPAECCALARLKPENPAVAERWELYLNGVEIANAYSELTDADEQRRRFEKWAEQRKALGKVVYPIDEEFLTALSSMPPAGGCALGIDRLLMALTGAESLDEIFLFRD; encoded by the coding sequence ATGTTGGAACAACTAAAACAGCGCGACGCTTTGCTTCAAACCATCCGTTCATTTTTCCATTCTGAAGGTTTTACTGAAGTTGAAACACCGATCCGGATGAAAACGCCGTGCATGGAACTGCACATCGACGCGGAGCCGTCCGGCAAGTGCTGGCTGAGAACATCGCCGGAACTCTATCATAAGAAACTGCTCGCACGCGGTGCTGAAAACATATTTGAGATCGGCAAATGTTTCCGGCAGGGCGAACGCGGTGACCGGCATCATCCGGAATATACTATGCTCGAATGGTACCGCGCCGGCGGTGATTATCATTCGATGCTGGATGATACGGTTAATCTTTTGAATGCGGTTGGAATTGAAACCGGTAGGGCACTCAGTCCCTTGAGCGCCGAAACTGAAAAAGTGGACGCCGGCGGCGCGGCGCCCCTACCCTTGCAAGTTTATACCGTCGCCGGAATTTATCAAAAATTCGCCGGCTGGAATCCGGTTGAGAATTTTGACGCCGACCGTTTTGATTTGGACATGGTCGAAAAAATCGAACCGGCGCTCGAGAAAATTCCGGTGGCGGTTCTGCAGGATTATCCGGCGGAATGCTGCGCACTCGCACGCTTGAAGCCGGAAAACCCGGCAGTCGCCGAACGGTGGGAACTTTATCTGAATGGTGTTGAAATCGCGAACGCGTACAGCGAACTGACGGATGCCGACGAACAGCGCCGGCGTTTTGAAAAATGGGCGGAACAAAGAAAAGCGCTCGGCAAAGTTGTTTACCCCATTGATGAAGAATTCTTAACCGCACTCAGCTCCATGCCGCCGGCCGGCGGCTGTGCGCTCGGCATCGACCGTCTGCTCATGGCGCTTACCGGTGCAGAATCCCTCGACGAAATCTTTCTATTTAGAGATTAG
- the efp gene encoding elongation factor P produces the protein MYDVSELKKGLKVEIDGYPCIITDFQFSKPGKGQAIYRCKIKNLVTGTSFEKSYRSGDKVDKAQLESRQHTFSYESGDDYVFSDNDTYEEVHLNAEQLGQNRFFINEDMEVDILFHNDKPLDITLPTFVEKTVAETEPGARGNTATNVMKPAKLANGYEFAVPLFINIGDIVRIDTRTGEYADRVSKG, from the coding sequence ATGTACGATGTATCAGAATTAAAAAAAGGACTGAAGGTTGAGATCGACGGTTATCCATGCATCATCACCGATTTTCAGTTTTCCAAGCCCGGCAAAGGCCAGGCGATTTACCGTTGCAAAATTAAAAACCTCGTCACCGGCACCAGCTTTGAAAAAAGCTACCGTTCCGGTGATAAAGTGGATAAAGCACAGCTTGAATCGCGCCAGCACACGTTTTCTTATGAATCCGGCGATGACTATGTTTTCTCCGACAACGATACATACGAAGAGGTTCACCTCAACGCCGAACAGCTTGGACAGAACCGTTTCTTTATTAATGAAGATATGGAAGTCGATATTCTGTTTCACAACGACAAGCCGCTCGACATTACACTGCCGACGTTTGTTGAAAAAACCGTTGCTGAAACGGAGCCCGGCGCACGCGGCAATACTGCAACAAATGTCATGAAGCCGGCAAAGCTTGCCAACGGCTATGAATTTGCCGTCCCGCTCTTTATTAATATCGGCGATATTGTCCGCATCGACACCCGTACCGGTGAATATGCCGACCGCGTTTCGAAAGGCTAG
- the purH gene encoding bifunctional phosphoribosylaminoimidazolecarboxamide formyltransferase/IMP cyclohydrolase, translating to MAKITRALLSVSDKTGIVDFAKALHERGVELLSTGGTAKALRDAGIPAKDVSEFTGFPEMLDGRVKTLTPQVHAGILYLRDNAEHMSTMKGHDLLPIDLVCVNLYPFEATIAAPGVSLAEAIEQIDIGGPTMIRSAAKNMKFVTVITDPADYARVLEAMDANSGDTTEELRFELGQKVFARMAEYNAAIAGYLAGQITRATPRPFVKTAANGTGLRYGENAHQQAWFYPAAAAAEACIAHTDILHGKEMSYNNYIDGDGALEAVKELSGRPGVAVIKHTNPCGYATGETLAEAFEAAWSSDPVSAFGSVIAVTQNVDMATAECLKGRFVEALIAPDFDAGALDLLKLKSKNIRLLKLRAPLTKAAPRKMVKEINGGILVQDVDTALIAEWKNVTETAFDESRRALAEFGIAAAKHTKSNAIVIVQEYKPGQFRVLGMGAGQPNRVDALRKLAVTKAAENLKLENPEITPEEIQNVIGECVFVSEAFFPFADSIEEAHAIGARYIVQPGGSIRDDEVIAACNQYGIAMAFTGMRHFKH from the coding sequence ATGGCAAAAATTACGCGGGCGCTGCTGAGCGTTTCAGATAAAACAGGCATTGTTGATTTTGCAAAAGCGCTGCATGAGCGCGGAGTTGAACTGCTGTCAACCGGCGGCACGGCGAAAGCGCTGCGTGACGCCGGAATTCCGGCGAAAGATGTTTCGGAATTTACCGGTTTCCCGGAAATGCTCGACGGTCGCGTAAAAACATTAACGCCGCAGGTGCACGCCGGAATTCTTTACCTGCGCGACAATGCCGAACACATGAGCACCATGAAAGGACATGACCTTCTGCCGATTGATCTCGTCTGTGTGAATCTTTATCCGTTTGAAGCCACAATTGCCGCACCCGGCGTTTCGCTGGCTGAGGCGATTGAACAGATTGATATCGGCGGTCCGACAATGATCCGCTCCGCCGCCAAAAACATGAAGTTTGTCACTGTCATTACCGATCCGGCGGATTATGCGCGCGTACTTGAAGCGATGGATGCCAATTCCGGCGACACCACCGAAGAACTTCGTTTTGAACTCGGACAAAAAGTGTTTGCGCGCATGGCGGAATATAACGCTGCAATTGCCGGTTATCTGGCAGGACAGATAACCCGTGCAACGCCGCGTCCGTTTGTTAAAACGGCGGCGAACGGCACCGGATTGCGTTATGGAGAAAACGCGCATCAGCAGGCGTGGTTCTATCCGGCTGCCGCCGCCGCTGAAGCGTGCATCGCGCACACCGATATTCTGCACGGTAAAGAGATGAGCTATAATAACTATATCGACGGCGACGGTGCGCTTGAAGCAGTGAAAGAACTTTCCGGCCGGCCGGGTGTGGCGGTTATTAAGCACACCAATCCGTGCGGCTACGCCACCGGCGAAACGCTCGCCGAGGCATTTGAAGCCGCGTGGAGCAGCGATCCGGTGTCGGCCTTCGGCAGTGTGATTGCCGTGACGCAGAACGTGGATATGGCAACGGCGGAATGTTTGAAAGGCCGTTTTGTTGAAGCGCTGATCGCGCCGGATTTTGACGCCGGTGCGCTGGACCTGTTAAAATTAAAAAGTAAAAATATCCGGCTGCTTAAACTGCGTGCGCCGCTGACCAAAGCCGCGCCGCGCAAAATGGTCAAAGAGATCAACGGCGGAATTCTTGTGCAGGATGTCGACACCGCTCTGATTGCCGAATGGAAAAATGTAACGGAAACCGCCTTCGATGAATCCAGGCGCGCACTGGCGGAATTCGGAATCGCCGCAGCAAAACATACAAAGTCGAACGCCATTGTGATTGTGCAGGAATATAAGCCCGGACAGTTCCGTGTGCTCGGGATGGGCGCCGGTCAGCCGAACCGCGTGGATGCACTGCGCAAGCTCGCCGTTACCAAAGCGGCGGAAAATCTGAAACTGGAAAATCCGGAGATTACGCCGGAAGAGATTCAGAACGTGATCGGCGAATGCGTATTTGTTTCCGAAGCGTTCTTTCCGTTTGCTGACAGCATCGAAGAAGCGCACGCCATCGGCGCGCGTTACATCGTTCAGCCCGGCGGATCAATCCGTGACGACGAAGTCATCGCCGCCTGCAATCAATACGGTATTGCCATGGCCTTCACCGGTATGCGTCATTTTAAACATTAG
- a CDS encoding ribbon-helix-helix protein, CopG family, giving the protein MSATESVRISKELKRQLKELAQNMHPRTTIQYLIEDAIEQYLDRVKKGIIRQNET; this is encoded by the coding sequence ATGAGTGCAACGGAATCAGTACGGATCAGCAAAGAGTTAAAGCGTCAATTAAAAGAGCTGGCACAAAATATGCACCCCCGCACCACCATTCAATATCTGATTGAAGATGCGATTGAGCAGTATCTCGACCGCGTCAAAAAAGGAATAATCCGGCAGAATGAAACGTAG
- a CDS encoding outer membrane beta-barrel protein: MKRLILVLVAGLIGFGFSADLKPYFRLSGGVAALHDIDVDTQGIDDIGTDTGYVLGAAAGLGFAEVPVRVEFEFFYQQYDMDHIKDNTGVVIDKGNRLSTRAFMLNGYYDFKNKSTVTPYVMSGAGVVRAKARTKNLGSDSDTLMAFQLGAGVDFKIDENVSLDLGYRFMMTAAPDFKFAGNNLDVDEIMGHRVELGIRYTF, from the coding sequence ATGAAGAGGCTAATACTTGTTCTTGTAGCGGGACTTATCGGATTTGGTTTTTCTGCCGATCTCAAACCGTATTTCCGGTTGAGCGGGGGAGTTGCAGCTTTGCATGATATTGATGTTGATACACAAGGCATCGACGATATTGGAACTGATACAGGATATGTGCTGGGTGCTGCGGCAGGGCTTGGATTTGCAGAGGTACCGGTGCGTGTTGAATTTGAATTTTTCTATCAACAGTATGACATGGACCATATAAAAGATAACACCGGTGTCGTTATTGATAAAGGTAATCGGTTATCTACGCGGGCATTTATGCTGAACGGTTATTATGATTTTAAAAATAAATCCACTGTTACCCCCTATGTGATGAGCGGTGCCGGTGTTGTTCGTGCAAAAGCCAGAACCAAAAATCTCGGGAGCGACTCCGATACGCTAATGGCATTTCAGCTCGGTGCCGGCGTAGATTTCAAAATTGATGAAAACGTCAGCCTGGATCTTGGTTATCGATTTATGATGACTGCCGCCCCGGATTTTAAATTCGCCGGTAACAACCTTGATGTCGACGAGATTATGGGACACCGGGTTGAGCTAGGCATTCGTTATACATTCTAA
- the hpt gene encoding hypoxanthine phosphoribosyltransferase, translating to MKLHHIHHVLISAEKIRRRVDELSEEIAGACKTETPVILGILNGSFVFLADLIRGFNRYGKYPRIGFITLSSYGSGTESCGSVKIAQDTPLDIFGREVIVVDDILDSGRTLRFAKELFLARGASSVKTCVLLDKKTTRAVEIAADFTGFAVDNVFVTGYGLDYDGLYRELPHIAKVTFE from the coding sequence ATGAAGCTTCATCACATTCATCATGTTCTGATTTCCGCAGAAAAAATCCGGCGGCGCGTTGACGAACTGAGCGAGGAGATCGCCGGAGCGTGTAAAACTGAAACGCCGGTGATACTCGGAATTCTGAACGGCAGTTTTGTGTTCCTCGCCGATTTAATCCGCGGCTTCAACCGCTACGGCAAATATCCGCGCATCGGCTTCATTACGCTGTCGAGCTACGGCAGCGGCACCGAATCATGCGGTAGTGTAAAAATTGCGCAGGACACACCGCTGGATATTTTTGGCCGGGAAGTGATTGTGGTGGACGATATTCTCGATAGCGGACGCACACTCCGCTTTGCCAAAGAGCTGTTTCTCGCACGCGGCGCGAGTTCTGTTAAAACCTGTGTATTGCTCGATAAAAAAACCACGCGCGCAGTTGAAATAGCCGCCGATTTCACCGGCTTTGCAGTCGACAATGTATTTGTTACCGGTTACGGTCTTGATTACGACGGCCTGTATCGCGAACTGCCGCACATTGCAAAAGTTACATTTGAATAG
- a CDS encoding transposase, giving the protein MTLLHPPGPRTRQQLSRKDETRELAWTLELIPVVPLHPNRKNPWEQDKIIYKKRNEVERLIRQVKSCRRVFTQYDKLDIMCMGFIVFAFTVEFLRPC; this is encoded by the coding sequence ATGACATTACTGCACCCGCCAGGCCCAAGAACGCGGCAGCAGTTAAGCAGAAAGGATGAAACCCGGGAACTGGCCTGGACGCTGGAATTGATACCCGTTGTCCCGCTCCATCCAAACCGGAAAAATCCATGGGAACAGGATAAAATCATCTATAAAAAACGGAATGAGGTGGAGCGACTCATCCGGCAGGTGAAATCCTGTCGCCGGGTATTCACCCAGTATGACAAACTGGATATCATGTGTATGGGATTCATTGTCTTTGCGTTCACAGTGGAATTCTTGCGCCCGTGTTAA
- a CDS encoding cupin domain-containing protein — MKSERNVGINIRMYREQSRQTQTSLAKSAEITKSTLSKIENGQISSTVSTLTRIAKAMGRPLSDFFAEPPTKTAYVFTPAGEGEIVTRGGTEIGHVYEGLALSMTGKATQPYLMTIHPGDPPGRFKHGGEEFFYVLSGRMVASVGDKFFEMGPGDSLYFYSENVHSAKAVGDIPVRFLCIYADN, encoded by the coding sequence ATGAAAAGCGAACGAAATGTTGGAATAAATATTAGAATGTACCGCGAACAGTCGCGGCAAACACAAACATCTTTGGCCAAAAGTGCGGAAATCACTAAAAGTACGTTATCAAAAATAGAAAATGGACAAATTTCATCGACTGTTTCAACGTTAACACGCATTGCGAAAGCCATGGGACGCCCTTTATCCGATTTTTTTGCAGAACCGCCGACTAAAACCGCATATGTTTTTACTCCTGCAGGAGAGGGCGAGATTGTCACGCGCGGCGGAACCGAGATCGGGCATGTGTATGAAGGGTTGGCGTTGTCAATGACAGGCAAAGCGACTCAACCCTACTTGATGACAATTCATCCTGGCGATCCACCCGGCCGTTTTAAGCATGGCGGAGAAGAATTTTTCTATGTGTTATCAGGGAGGATGGTCGCTTCTGTCGGGGACAAGTTTTTTGAAATGGGGCCGGGGGATTCTCTTTATTTTTATTCTGAAAACGTGCATTCTGCGAAAGCAGTCGGCGACATCCCCGTACGATTTCTGTGTATATATGCCGACAATTAG